In Passer domesticus isolate bPasDom1 chromosome 9, bPasDom1.hap1, whole genome shotgun sequence, a genomic segment contains:
- the LOC135308345 gene encoding uncharacterized protein LOC135308345: MKMEEMAGKKKLEAAKHLDEMLSDLERRRAMEQKSVQMAPYHIGSNGSVSVSDGGKEELPDMSKGIGEVLGKSDTNAQNPQNNRRIVCPQDVRRSCMIGTVVTLFTVPLSMVLCYVGFRCWKEKKHRAAAVPASRPRRRDSPSPPGSPESVEFGSSQTWPQQQQQPPKKADYQPSVPPPRPPIPAVKRKAPEIPPPPPLPSPPPWSS; encoded by the exons ATGAAGATGGAAGAGATGGCAGGCAAGAAGAAATTAGAAGCAGCCAAACATCTGGACGagatgctgagtgacctggagagacgccgtg caATGGAGCAAAAGTCCGTGCAGATGGCGCCATATCATATTGGAAGCAATGGCTCTGTGTCAGTCTCTgatggaggaaaggaggagttGCCAGACATGAGCAAAGGCataggag aagTTCTTGGCAAGTCAGACACAAATGCCCAGAATCCACAGAACAACCGAAGAATTGTCTGCCCTCAGGACGTGCGCAGGTCCTGCATGATAGGCACGGTGGTGACACTGTTCACAGTGCCACTTTCCATGGTGCTGTGCTATGTAGGGTTCCGGtgctggaaggaaaagaaaca TCGCGCTGCCGCAGTTCCAGCATCCCGGCCGAGAAGGCGTGACTCTCCCTcgcccccagggagcccagagagTGTCGAGTTTGGCAGCTCTCAGACAtggcctcagcagcagcaacagccgCCCAAGAAAGCAGACTACCAGCCCTCCGTGCCTCCCCCACGGCCCCCCATCCCGGCCGTGAAGCGGAAGGCTCCCGAGATCCCCccacctcctcccctccccagcccaccGCCCTGGTCCAGCTAG